A window of Flavobacterium flavigenum contains these coding sequences:
- a CDS encoding PhnA domain-containing protein — MSIERELNKRSGSKCELCGAEENLKAYQVLPTQKGGIDESILACTTCIDQIENPDNVDLNHWRCLNDSMWNENVAVQVVAWRMLSRMRAAGWPQELLDMMYLDEDTLAWAQATGEGEDDENKLVHRDSNGVILQHGDSVVLIKDLKVKGSSMVAKQGTAVRNIRLDHENAEYIEGKVDGQQIVIITQYVKKI, encoded by the coding sequence ATGAGCATCGAAAGAGAATTAAATAAACGCAGCGGATCTAAATGTGAACTTTGCGGCGCTGAAGAAAACCTAAAAGCATATCAGGTTTTACCCACTCAAAAAGGAGGAATCGACGAAAGTATATTAGCATGTACTACCTGTATTGACCAAATTGAAAATCCGGACAATGTAGATTTAAATCACTGGAGATGCCTGAATGACAGTATGTGGAATGAAAATGTTGCCGTACAGGTTGTTGCCTGGAGAATGTTAAGCCGTATGCGTGCTGCCGGCTGGCCTCAGGAACTACTTGACATGATGTATTTAGACGAAGATACTCTGGCATGGGCACAAGCTACGGGCGAAGGCGAAGATGACGAAAATAAACTGGTTCATCGTGATAGTAATGGTGTTATTTTACAACATGGGGATTCGGTAGTATTGATTAAAGATTTGAAAGTAAAAGGTTCAAGCATGGTAGCCAAACAAGGAACTGCTGTTCGTAACATCCGTCTGGACCATGAAAACGCTGAATATATTGAAGGGAAAGTCGATGGTCAGCAAATTGTCATTATTACGCAATACGTGAAGAAGATATAA
- the coaD gene encoding pantetheine-phosphate adenylyltransferase, with protein sequence MKKAIFPGSFDPITLGHEDIIKRGIPLFDEIIIAIGVNAEKKYMFSLEERKRFIEETFKDEPKVSVITYEGLTIDLAKKLKANFILRGLRNPADFEFEKAIAHTNRKLSKIETVFLLTAAGTSFISSSIVRDVLRHGGEYEMLVPDAVRVKKDL encoded by the coding sequence ATGAAAAAAGCTATATTTCCGGGATCTTTTGATCCTATTACTCTTGGACATGAAGATATTATCAAAAGAGGAATTCCTTTGTTTGATGAGATCATAATCGCTATTGGAGTTAATGCCGAAAAAAAATATATGTTTTCTCTTGAAGAAAGAAAGCGCTTTATCGAAGAAACTTTCAAAGATGAACCTAAAGTTTCGGTTATTACTTACGAAGGCCTGACTATTGATCTGGCAAAAAAACTAAAAGCCAACTTTATTTTACGAGGCCTGCGTAACCCGGCTGATTTCGAATTCGAAAAAGCGATTGCTCACACCAACAGAAAGCTTTCTAAAATTGAAACGGTGTTTTTATTAACTGCTGCAGGTACTTCGTTCATCAGTTCGAGTATTGTTCGTGATGTATTACGCCACGGAGGTGAATATGAAATGCTGGTTCCGGATGCGGTGAGGGTGAAGAAAGATTTATAA
- a CDS encoding DUF421 domain-containing protein produces the protein MKEIFEWDRLLFNELPVVFLLEVIFRSSVMFIILLLTMKLAGKRGVKQLSIFETVIIIALGSAAGDPMFYEDVGIVPAIIVFAVIMILYRAVTWLTGKSKKFEEFIEGKTECLINDGKFSVTSFKKETLAQDEFFSELRVNSVEHLGQVKHAFIEPSGEVSIFYYEDEKVGYGLPILPALFNKKNKIIPADGTYSCTFCGHTQEQKAGTAKCKVCQKEEWVEAINTKRVS, from the coding sequence ATGAAAGAAATATTTGAATGGGACAGATTGTTATTTAACGAATTACCCGTAGTATTCCTTCTGGAAGTAATATTTCGTTCCAGCGTGATGTTCATCATTTTACTGTTAACGATGAAACTTGCCGGAAAACGTGGCGTAAAACAACTTTCAATATTCGAAACCGTAATCATTATTGCTTTAGGTTCTGCAGCCGGAGATCCAATGTTCTATGAAGATGTCGGGATTGTACCGGCTATTATCGTTTTTGCTGTTATTATGATTTTATACCGGGCTGTAACCTGGCTGACCGGAAAAAGCAAAAAATTTGAAGAATTTATTGAAGGCAAAACGGAATGCCTTATTAATGACGGAAAATTTTCTGTAACCAGTTTCAAAAAAGAGACTTTGGCACAGGATGAATTTTTCTCTGAGCTCCGTGTAAATTCTGTTGAACATTTAGGACAGGTAAAACATGCATTTATAGAACCAAGCGGTGAAGTAAGTATCTTTTATTACGAAGATGAAAAAGTTGGATATGGATTACCGATTTTACCAGCCTTGTTTAATAAAAAAAACAAAATTATTCCCGCTGACGGTACTTATTCCTGCACTTTTTGTGGGCATACGCAAGAGCAAAAAGCAGGAACTGCAAAATGCAAGGTCTGTCAAAAAGAAGAATGGGTTGAAGCTATAAATACAAAAAGAGTTAGCTGA
- a CDS encoding D-alanine--D-alanine ligase, with product MKNIAIIMGGYSSEYKISLISGNVVKQYLDQRKYNGFRIHIFKEKWVYVDENDAEFPIDRNDFSVTVNGEKIKFDCVFNAIHGSPGEDGLMQAYFELLGIPQTSCDYYQAAVTFNKRDLLSVLKPYGIKTAISYYLNKGDKINTAEIVKKVGLPCFVKPNKAGSSFGISKVKTEAELPIAIEVAYKEDNEIIIESFLDGTEVSVGVINYKGEIIVLPITEIVSDNDFFDYEAKYEGKSQEITPARISDELTQKIGEIAKRAYEVLKMKGFSRSEFIIVNNEPHMLEMNTIPGLTTESLIPQQAKAAGISLEDLFTNAIELALP from the coding sequence ATGAAAAACATAGCCATTATCATGGGCGGATATTCAAGCGAATACAAAATCTCTCTAATCAGCGGAAACGTTGTAAAACAATACCTTGACCAAAGAAAATACAACGGATTCCGAATTCACATTTTCAAAGAAAAATGGGTTTATGTTGACGAAAATGATGCTGAATTCCCGATTGACAGAAACGATTTCTCTGTAACCGTAAACGGCGAGAAAATCAAATTTGACTGTGTTTTCAATGCCATTCACGGTTCCCCGGGAGAAGACGGATTAATGCAGGCATATTTCGAATTGCTTGGAATCCCGCAGACTTCCTGCGATTATTATCAGGCTGCCGTGACGTTCAATAAACGTGATTTATTATCAGTTTTAAAACCATACGGAATCAAAACAGCGATTTCTTATTACCTGAACAAAGGAGACAAAATCAATACAGCCGAAATCGTTAAAAAAGTAGGTTTGCCTTGCTTCGTAAAACCAAACAAAGCCGGTTCAAGTTTCGGAATCTCAAAAGTAAAAACCGAAGCCGAATTGCCAATCGCCATTGAAGTAGCTTATAAAGAAGACAACGAAATTATCATCGAAAGTTTCCTCGATGGAACTGAAGTTTCAGTTGGGGTAATCAATTACAAAGGCGAAATTATCGTTTTACCTATCACTGAAATTGTATCAGACAATGATTTCTTTGATTACGAAGCCAAATACGAAGGAAAATCACAGGAAATTACCCCAGCCAGAATTTCTGATGAACTGACACAAAAAATAGGCGAAATCGCCAAACGTGCTTACGAAGTATTAAAAATGAAAGGGTTCTCAAGAAGCGAATTCATTATCGTAAACAACGAACCGCACATGCTGGAAATGAACACCATTCCGGGATTAACAACCGAAAGTCTGATTCCGCAACAAGCCAAAGCAGCCGGAATTTCGCTGGAAGATTTATTTACAAATGCTATTGAGCTGGCTTTACCATAA
- a CDS encoding PASTA domain-containing protein, whose translation MSLRKYLTSRVFFLQMLGAAAIIAVLGYLFMHWLTFTTDHGHEIAVPNLAKLTEEQVEEKLDELDLDYVLLDSVDYRSEYPKFSVVEQDPLPGTMVKVGRKIYIKINASGFSSVKIPDLIDKTYREAVPTLKALGLQEGTITYIPNLGKDMVLELRYKGRNLKPGDRVLKASKIDLVLGDGKASYVDESEAVDSTAAPIEETPADEQ comes from the coding sequence ATGAGTTTACGTAAGTATTTAACGAGCCGTGTGTTTTTTTTACAAATGTTGGGTGCGGCTGCTATTATTGCCGTTTTAGGTTATTTGTTTATGCATTGGCTGACGTTTACAACGGACCACGGACATGAAATTGCGGTTCCGAATTTAGCTAAACTGACGGAAGAACAGGTAGAAGAAAAACTGGATGAGCTGGATCTGGATTATGTGCTTTTGGATAGTGTTGATTACAGAAGTGAATATCCTAAGTTTAGTGTCGTGGAGCAGGATCCGCTGCCGGGAACGATGGTAAAAGTAGGACGAAAAATATATATTAAAATTAATGCATCAGGATTTTCGTCTGTTAAAATCCCCGATTTAATTGATAAAACATATCGTGAAGCCGTTCCAACGTTGAAAGCGTTAGGGCTTCAGGAAGGAACGATTACTTATATTCCGAACCTTGGAAAAGATATGGTTTTGGAGCTCCGATATAAAGGCAGAAACCTGAAACCGGGTGACCGCGTATTGAAAGCATCTAAAATTGATTTGGTTTTAGGTGACGGAAAAGCAAGTTATGTAGATGAAAGTGAGGCTGTAGACAGTACTGCTGCGCCAATTGAAGAAACCCCGGCTGATGAACAATAA
- a CDS encoding RluA family pseudouridine synthase, producing MNNNNEENLDLEDELFEHYRFEVPKGQAFLRIDKYLMYLIPNATRNKIQNAATNGNIFVNDIPVKSNYKVKPFDVITVMLSHPPFENRVDPEDIPLDIVYEDNALLLINKPPGLVVHPGHGNYTGTLVNALAFHFENLPMNSSERPGLVHRIDKDTSGLLIIAKTETAMTHLAKQFEAKTTEREYVALVWGNVAADSGTIEGNLARHLKDRMQMAVFADPEIGKPAITHYKVLERFGYVTLISCKLETGRTHQIRAHMKHIGHPLFNDERYGGHLILKGTTFTKYKQFIENCFKALPRQALHAKTLGFVHPNTGEMMRFDTELPQDFQDCIEKWRNYVKSHNTEDEE from the coding sequence ATGAACAATAATAATGAAGAAAATTTAGATCTGGAAGACGAGTTATTCGAACATTACAGATTTGAAGTCCCAAAAGGTCAGGCGTTTTTGCGTATTGACAAATATTTGATGTATTTGATTCCGAATGCCACGCGAAATAAAATTCAGAATGCGGCCACTAACGGAAACATTTTTGTGAATGATATTCCGGTAAAATCAAATTATAAAGTAAAACCTTTTGATGTGATAACGGTAATGTTGTCGCATCCGCCGTTTGAGAATAGGGTAGATCCGGAGGATATTCCGCTGGATATCGTTTATGAAGACAATGCGCTTTTGCTTATCAATAAACCACCCGGACTGGTAGTGCATCCGGGACATGGTAATTATACCGGAACTTTGGTGAATGCTTTGGCTTTTCATTTTGAAAATTTACCAATGAACAGCAGTGAACGTCCTGGTCTGGTTCACCGAATTGATAAAGATACATCCGGACTTTTGATTATTGCCAAAACGGAAACGGCTATGACGCATCTGGCCAAACAATTTGAAGCTAAAACTACAGAGCGTGAGTATGTTGCGCTGGTTTGGGGAAATGTTGCAGCAGATAGTGGAACAATCGAAGGAAACTTGGCGAGACACTTAAAAGACCGCATGCAAATGGCCGTTTTTGCTGATCCTGAAATCGGGAAACCTGCCATCACTCATTATAAAGTTTTGGAGCGTTTTGGTTATGTTACTTTAATTTCCTGTAAACTGGAAACAGGAAGGACGCACCAGATTCGCGCGCATATGAAGCACATTGGACATCCGTTGTTTAATGATGAACGTTACGGAGGTCATTTGATTTTAAAAGGGACTACATTCACAAAATACAAGCAGTTTATAGAAAATTGTTTTAAAGCTTTGCCACGTCAGGCACTGCATGCTAAAACACTTGGATTTGTTCATCCGAATACAGGTGAAATGATGCGTTTTGATACTGAATTACCTCAGGATTTCCAGGATTGTATTGAAAAATGGCGTAATTATGTGAAATCGCATAATACTGAAGATGAGGAATAA
- a CDS encoding HipA family kinase has product MKNNFDLRTVNVTRYITPLREGGSLPALAEADDDFKYVLKFKGAGHGVKALIAELVGGQIAKALKLQLPELVFANLDEAFGRTEADEEIQDLLQGSQGLNLALHFLSGSITFDPVVTTVDDKQASQIVWLDAYITNVDRTFKNTNMLIWHKELWLIDHGACLYFHHSWNNWEQHAKSPFALIKDHVLLPQASLLKEVDAEFKAILTPEILEEIVNTIPLEWLQWEDTDETPEALRNVYLQFLQTRLNHSEIFVNQAQNAR; this is encoded by the coding sequence ATGAAAAACAATTTCGATCTAAGAACGGTAAATGTTACCCGTTACATCACGCCTTTGCGCGAGGGAGGTTCTTTGCCTGCTTTGGCAGAAGCTGACGACGATTTTAAATATGTACTGAAATTTAAAGGTGCCGGACATGGTGTAAAAGCTTTGATTGCCGAACTGGTTGGCGGACAAATTGCCAAAGCCTTAAAACTACAGCTACCGGAATTGGTTTTCGCTAATCTCGATGAAGCTTTTGGGCGCACTGAAGCCGATGAAGAAATTCAGGATTTACTGCAGGGAAGCCAGGGATTAAACCTGGCACTTCATTTTTTATCAGGCTCCATAACTTTTGATCCGGTGGTGACAACCGTTGACGATAAACAGGCCTCGCAGATTGTATGGCTGGACGCTTATATAACCAATGTTGACCGGACTTTTAAAAACACCAATATGCTGATCTGGCATAAAGAATTATGGCTCATTGATCACGGTGCGTGCTTATACTTTCATCATTCCTGGAACAACTGGGAACAGCATGCCAAAAGCCCGTTTGCGTTAATAAAAGATCATGTATTACTCCCGCAGGCATCCCTTTTAAAAGAAGTCGATGCCGAATTTAAAGCGATTTTGACACCCGAAATTTTAGAAGAAATTGTCAATACAATTCCGCTCGAATGGCTGCAATGGGAGGACACAGATGAAACTCCTGAAGCCTTGCGAAACGTGTATTTACAGTTTTTGCAGACCCGATTAAACCATTCTGAAATTTTTGTAAATCAGGCTCAAAATGCAAGATAG
- a CDS encoding DUF3037 domain-containing protein: protein MQDSHLYEYAVIRVVPRVEREEFLNIGIILFCKKAKFIKVLSHIDDVKIQALSNDFDLDQLHCNVAAIKKIASGDKDGGPIGEMDIPSRFRWLTAIRSSAIQTSRPHPGLCDDLEKTIQRLFEELVL from the coding sequence ATGCAAGATAGTCACTTATACGAATATGCTGTAATTCGGGTTGTACCAAGGGTAGAACGCGAAGAATTCCTGAATATCGGAATCATTTTGTTTTGCAAAAAAGCGAAATTTATAAAAGTATTATCGCATATCGACGATGTGAAAATACAGGCTCTTTCGAACGATTTTGATCTGGACCAGCTGCACTGCAATGTAGCAGCCATTAAGAAAATTGCCAGTGGTGACAAAGATGGCGGCCCAATTGGTGAAATGGATATTCCGTCACGCTTTCGATGGCTGACCGCTATTCGAAGCTCTGCTATTCAGACTTCCAGACCGCACCCGGGTTTGTGTGATGATTTGGAGAAAACAATTCAGCGGTTGTTTGAAGAGTTGGTGCTTTGA